From a region of the Hippopotamus amphibius kiboko isolate mHipAmp2 chromosome 3, mHipAmp2.hap2, whole genome shotgun sequence genome:
- the LOC130849898 gene encoding FUN14 domain-containing protein 1-like: MATRNPPPQEYESDDDSYEVLDLTEYARRHHWWNRVFGHSSGPMVEKYSVATQIVMGGVSGWCAGFLFQKVGKLAATAVGGGFLLLQIASHSGYVQIDWKRVEKDVNKAKRQIKIRANKAAPEINNIIEEATEFVKQNIVISSGFVGDFLLGLAS; this comes from the coding sequence ATGGCGACCCGGAACCCCCCTCCCCAAGAATATGAAAGTGATGATGATTCTTACGAAGTGTTGGATTTAACTGAGTATGCAAGAAGACACCACTGGTGGAATCGAGTGTTTGGCCACAGTTCCGGACCTATGGTAGAAAAATACTCAGTAGCCACCCAGATTGTAATGGGTGGAGTGAGTGGCTGGTGTGCAGGatttttgtttcagaaagttGGAAAACTTGCAGCAACTGCAGTAGGTGGTGGCTTTCTTCTCCTTCAGATTGCCAGTCACAGTGGCTATGTGCAGATTGACTGGAAGAGAGTTGAAAAAGatgtaaacaaagcaaaaagacagatTAAGATTCGAGCAAATAAGGCAGCACCTGAAATCAACAATATAATAGAAGAAGCAACAGAATTTGTCAAGCAGAACATTGTGATATCCAGTGGATTTGTGGGAGACTTTTTGCTAGGCCTTGCGTCTTAA